The following are from one region of the Natronosporangium hydrolyticum genome:
- a CDS encoding alpha-galactosidase has protein sequence MSQTAVSQRAAPETDLVGFDPPTRTFLLTTPTTAYALRLVDGPGGVLPRHIYWGPRLGLADAAALPTWPDAKDDVLGVELPTESGQQFGPSGLQVRFDPTTSAVEWRAGEHTIEAGHLRITLTDRHYPLAVTLHYRVHPDTDVIERWTELHHTGAGATPITVDRADSAHWTLPVRPDYRLSQVGGEWSAEFQLHRDPLPIGETTVAGRRGTTRHQNNPWLMVDDGHATETTGEVWSTVLAWSGTFRLTAWRTLGGQVSIGGGAGHDGVSIRLEPGERWHTPTLAGLYTPEGFGATSRAWHAYALAHVVPHPDELRPVLYNSWEGTWFDVDEANQRELATIAAELGVEMYVVDDGWFGRRLSDNAALGDWWPNPDRFPNGLTPLIDHVHQLGMRFGLWVEPEMVNPDSDLYRAHPDWVLHQPHRHRTELRQQLVLNFADPRVAQWAHGWLDRLLADHEIDFLKWDMNRAFTEAGWPGADDPQRLWFDHTRALYALIDRLRADHPGVRIETCASGGGRYDLGILARTDQAWASDNTDPVDRIAIQHGCGQVYPALTMGAWASESPNPLTRREAPLRFRFHVAMAGALGISGALREWSAAERAEAAELVALYRQIRPVVQQGELYRLTPARVEGTTAVQYLSRDGAEAVVLAWRPIARFAQPDPPVRLAGLAAAGEYELVGTGERRRGAVLAHHGLPLGLPAGDHASVVHRLRRVG, from the coding sequence GTGAGCCAGACAGCCGTGAGCCAGCGTGCCGCACCCGAGACCGACCTGGTGGGCTTCGACCCGCCGACCCGCACCTTCCTGCTGACCACCCCCACCACCGCGTACGCGCTGCGGCTGGTCGACGGGCCGGGCGGGGTGCTGCCGCGCCACATCTACTGGGGGCCGCGGCTGGGCCTAGCCGACGCCGCCGCGCTACCCACCTGGCCCGACGCCAAGGATGACGTGCTGGGGGTGGAGCTGCCGACCGAGAGCGGGCAGCAGTTCGGCCCGTCGGGGCTGCAGGTGCGGTTCGACCCGACCACCTCCGCGGTCGAGTGGCGGGCCGGCGAGCACACCATCGAGGCCGGGCACCTGCGGATCACCCTTACCGACCGGCATTATCCGCTGGCGGTGACGCTGCATTACCGGGTCCACCCGGACACCGACGTGATCGAGCGCTGGACCGAGCTGCACCACACCGGCGCCGGCGCAACCCCGATCACCGTCGACCGCGCTGACTCGGCCCACTGGACCCTGCCGGTACGCCCGGATTACCGGCTCAGCCAGGTCGGCGGGGAGTGGAGCGCCGAGTTCCAGCTGCACCGCGACCCGTTGCCGATCGGGGAGACCACGGTCGCCGGCCGGCGCGGCACCACCCGGCATCAGAACAACCCGTGGCTGATGGTCGACGACGGCCACGCCACCGAGACCACCGGTGAGGTGTGGTCGACCGTGCTCGCCTGGAGCGGCACCTTCCGGCTCACCGCCTGGCGGACCCTCGGTGGGCAGGTCAGTATCGGCGGCGGCGCCGGCCACGATGGCGTGAGCATCCGGCTGGAGCCGGGGGAGCGCTGGCACACCCCCACCCTGGCCGGGCTCTACACCCCCGAGGGGTTCGGGGCGACCAGCCGGGCCTGGCACGCGTACGCGCTGGCGCATGTGGTGCCCCACCCGGATGAGCTGCGGCCGGTGCTCTACAACTCGTGGGAGGGCACCTGGTTCGACGTCGACGAGGCTAACCAGCGTGAGCTCGCCACCATCGCCGCCGAGCTCGGCGTGGAGATGTACGTGGTCGACGACGGTTGGTTCGGCCGGCGGCTGAGCGACAACGCCGCGCTGGGGGACTGGTGGCCGAACCCGGACCGGTTCCCGAACGGCCTGACCCCGCTCATCGACCACGTCCACCAGCTGGGGATGCGGTTCGGGCTGTGGGTGGAGCCGGAGATGGTCAACCCGGACAGCGACCTTTACCGGGCACATCCGGACTGGGTGCTGCATCAGCCCCACCGGCACCGCACCGAGCTGCGCCAGCAGCTGGTGTTGAACTTCGCCGACCCGCGGGTGGCGCAGTGGGCGCACGGGTGGCTCGACCGGCTGCTCGCCGATCATGAGATCGATTTTCTGAAGTGGGACATGAACCGGGCCTTCACCGAGGCCGGTTGGCCCGGCGCCGACGACCCGCAGCGGCTGTGGTTCGACCACACCCGGGCGCTCTATGCGCTAATCGACCGGCTCCGGGCCGACCATCCCGGGGTGCGGATCGAGACCTGCGCCAGCGGCGGCGGCCGTTACGACCTCGGCATCCTCGCCCGCACCGATCAGGCGTGGGCCTCCGACAACACCGACCCGGTGGACCGGATCGCGATCCAGCACGGCTGCGGCCAGGTCTACCCGGCGCTGACCATGGGGGCCTGGGCCAGCGAAAGCCCGAACCCGCTGACCCGCCGGGAGGCGCCGTTGCGGTTCCGGTTCCACGTCGCGATGGCCGGCGCGTTGGGGATCAGCGGCGCGCTGCGGGAGTGGTCGGCGGCCGAGCGGGCGGAGGCGGCCGAGCTGGTCGCGCTCTACCGGCAGATCCGGCCGGTGGTGCAGCAGGGCGAGCTCTACCGGTTGACGCCGGCCCGGGTGGAGGGCACCACCGCGGTGCAATACCTGAGCCGCGACGGCGCGGAGGCGGTGGTGCTGGCCTGGCGGCCGATCGCCCGGTTTGCCCAACCCGACCCACCGGTACGCCTGGCGGGGCTGGCCGCGGCGGGGGAGTACGAGCTGGTCGGGACGGGGGAGCGCCGTCGCGGCGCGGTGCTGGCCCACCATGGGCTGCCGCTAGGGCTGCCGGCCGGTGACCACGCGAGCGTGGTGCACCGGCTGCGCCGGGTCGGGTGA
- a CDS encoding DUF2795 domain-containing protein, translating to MERGSSKHSPQLDDELAKEARAYTQGAPGPSRVDEWRDPEVADDDQPEADRIPAGQRPSGAPEPLRGQDLAARSRLGRYIPLSSLPGDRRELLRGAEEMGVPPDLRAELDRLPDGQMYRTVYEIWEALGYSNEDPGRGGEQGT from the coding sequence ATGGAACGTGGCAGTAGCAAGCACAGTCCGCAGCTCGACGACGAGCTGGCCAAGGAGGCGCGGGCCTACACCCAGGGTGCCCCCGGCCCGTCCCGGGTCGACGAGTGGCGCGATCCCGAGGTGGCAGACGACGACCAGCCGGAGGCTGACCGGATCCCCGCCGGGCAGCGGCCGAGCGGAGCCCCGGAACCGTTGCGGGGCCAGGATCTGGCCGCCCGCAGCCGGCTGGGTCGTTACATACCGTTGTCGTCGCTGCCGGGGGACCGGCGGGAGTTGTTGCGCGGGGCCGAGGAGATGGGGGTTCCGCCGGACCTGCGGGCGGAGCTGGACCGGTTGCCCGACGGGCAGATGTACCGAACCGTCTACGAGATCTGGGAAGCGCTGGGATACTCCAACGAGGACCCTGGGCGAGGTGGGGAGCAAGGTACGTAG
- a CDS encoding VLRF1 family aeRF1-type release factor: MAELTDEVGVLSIYVNRDPQARAEGSNRPPWEVRLRQQLSQLRDRVKEQGPREHWKALEQRLDELGPDLDGLLDPTSSGQGGALFATVAGGETHRFAVQRPLPDQVVLEPRAYIRPLVTVWSTAGPAGAVSVSEDELKLVDLRFGYAEPVGSIPVRPESEVTRTLQGPAASNPQLGQHSAPQHDLYERREDEKLLRFLRTLGPHVAEHVSNREWGYLALTGDATLVQAVQESLPAQLPAEVVPLEFRAHSLTPPKLAATVEPALGEARQRHHRELAERARSNALSANAGAYGLGETLGALQEARVAHLLLAADGRWEGGRTRDGFLAPAGEIPPGFTADDLIPEPHLAERMIERAFLEGADVTMLDGDEAEPLADAGGVGAILRW, translated from the coding sequence ATGGCTGAGTTGACCGACGAGGTCGGAGTGCTCTCCATCTACGTGAACCGGGACCCGCAGGCGCGTGCCGAAGGCAGCAACCGACCACCATGGGAGGTGCGGCTGCGCCAGCAGCTGAGCCAGCTGCGGGACCGAGTGAAAGAGCAAGGCCCTCGGGAGCACTGGAAGGCGCTGGAGCAGCGCCTCGACGAACTCGGCCCGGACCTCGACGGGCTACTCGACCCCACCAGCTCAGGGCAGGGCGGCGCGCTGTTCGCCACCGTCGCCGGCGGTGAGACCCACCGGTTCGCGGTGCAGCGGCCGTTGCCGGACCAGGTGGTCCTGGAGCCCCGGGCATATATCCGGCCGCTGGTGACGGTCTGGAGCACCGCCGGCCCGGCCGGCGCGGTCTCGGTCAGCGAAGACGAACTCAAACTGGTCGACCTGCGGTTCGGGTACGCCGAGCCGGTCGGCTCGATCCCGGTGCGGCCCGAGTCGGAGGTGACCCGCACCCTGCAGGGGCCGGCCGCCAGCAATCCACAGCTGGGGCAGCACAGCGCCCCCCAGCACGACCTCTACGAGCGGCGGGAGGACGAGAAGCTGCTGCGGTTCCTCCGCACGCTCGGCCCGCACGTCGCCGAGCACGTCAGCAACCGTGAGTGGGGCTACCTCGCACTCACCGGCGACGCCACCCTGGTGCAGGCGGTGCAGGAGAGCCTGCCGGCGCAGCTACCCGCCGAGGTGGTGCCGCTGGAGTTCCGGGCCCACTCGCTGACCCCGCCGAAGCTCGCCGCGACCGTGGAGCCCGCGCTCGGCGAGGCCCGCCAGCGGCACCACCGGGAGCTGGCCGAACGGGCCCGCAGCAACGCGCTCTCGGCCAACGCCGGCGCCTACGGTCTCGGCGAGACCCTCGGTGCCCTGCAGGAGGCGCGGGTGGCGCACCTGCTGCTCGCCGCGGACGGCCGTTGGGAGGGCGGCCGGACCCGGGACGGCTTCCTCGCCCCCGCCGGCGAGATCCCGCCTGGTTTCACCGCCGACGACCTGATCCCCGAGCCCCACCTCGCGGAGCGCATGATCGAGCGGGCCTTCCTGGAGGGCGCCGATGTGACCATGCTGGACGGTGACGAGGCCGAACCGCTCGCCGACGCCGGCGGCGTCGGCGCCATCCTGCGCTGGTAG
- a CDS encoding GuaB1 family IMP dehydrogenase-related protein codes for MVSSEEFGLGGAVDLTYDDAFLVPNRSAVNSRTEVGLAAGDGCGTTVPVVAANMTAVSGRRMAETIARRGGLAVIPQDIPVEVVTEVIGWVKQRHVVFDTPVALGPQDTVSDALLLLPKRAHGAVVVVEAGQPRGVVTEADCAEVDRFTQLRQVMSADLLTLPADIDPAAAFDRLVAGHHRVAPVVDQAGQLVGILTRTGALRASLYTPAVDAAGRLRIGAAVGISGDSVSRAEQLLAAGVDVLVLDTAHGHQDRMVTAVEEVRGLSPGVPLVAGNVVTPAGVADLVAAGADIVKVGVGPGAMCTTRMMTGVGRPQLSAVLDTAARARELGAHVWADGGIRSPRDVALALAAGASQVMVGSWFAGTHESPGDLQVDSDGRRYKVSFGMASARAVNARTVEDSPFERARKALFDEGISAARRYLDPQRPGVEDILDQIVAGVRSACAYAGAGDLAEFRQRAVLGVQTPAGYAEGKPRPR; via the coding sequence ATGGTCAGTAGCGAGGAGTTCGGCCTCGGTGGCGCCGTCGATCTGACCTACGACGACGCGTTCCTGGTGCCGAACCGGTCAGCGGTGAACTCCCGTACCGAGGTGGGTCTGGCCGCCGGCGACGGCTGCGGCACGACCGTGCCGGTGGTGGCGGCGAACATGACCGCGGTCTCCGGCCGGCGGATGGCCGAGACGATCGCCCGGCGCGGTGGGTTGGCGGTGATTCCGCAGGACATCCCGGTGGAGGTGGTCACCGAGGTGATCGGCTGGGTGAAGCAGCGGCACGTGGTCTTCGATACGCCGGTGGCGCTGGGGCCGCAGGACACGGTCTCGGATGCGCTGCTGCTGTTGCCGAAGCGGGCCCACGGCGCGGTGGTGGTGGTCGAGGCGGGGCAGCCGCGCGGGGTGGTCACCGAGGCCGACTGCGCCGAGGTGGACCGGTTCACCCAGCTGCGGCAGGTGATGTCGGCCGACCTGTTGACGCTGCCGGCCGACATCGACCCGGCGGCGGCGTTCGACCGGCTGGTCGCCGGCCATCACCGGGTGGCGCCGGTGGTGGACCAGGCGGGTCAGCTGGTGGGGATCCTGACCCGGACCGGCGCGCTGCGGGCCTCGCTCTACACCCCGGCGGTGGACGCGGCGGGCCGGCTGCGGATCGGCGCCGCGGTCGGGATCTCGGGGGATTCGGTGAGCCGGGCCGAGCAGTTGCTCGCCGCCGGCGTCGATGTGCTGGTGCTCGACACCGCCCACGGCCATCAGGACCGGATGGTGACCGCAGTCGAGGAGGTACGCGGGTTGTCGCCGGGGGTGCCGCTGGTGGCCGGCAACGTGGTGACCCCGGCCGGGGTGGCAGATCTGGTGGCGGCCGGCGCGGACATCGTGAAGGTCGGGGTCGGGCCGGGCGCGATGTGCACCACCCGGATGATGACCGGGGTCGGGCGGCCGCAGCTGTCGGCGGTGCTGGACACCGCCGCGCGCGCCCGGGAGCTGGGCGCGCACGTGTGGGCCGACGGCGGCATCCGCAGCCCCCGTGACGTGGCGCTGGCGCTGGCGGCCGGCGCGTCGCAGGTGATGGTCGGCTCCTGGTTCGCCGGCACCCATGAGTCCCCCGGCGACCTGCAGGTCGATTCGGACGGGCGGCGCTACAAGGTCAGTTTCGGGATGGCTTCGGCGCGGGCGGTGAACGCCCGGACGGTCGAGGATTCCCCGTTCGAGCGGGCCCGGAAGGCTTTGTTCGACGAGGGGATCTCTGCCGCTCGGCGGTATCTTGACCCGCAGCGCCCGGGGGTGGAGGACATCCTCGACCAGATCGTCGCCGGGGTGCGCAGCGCGTGTGCGTACGCCGGGGCGGGGGATCTGGCCGAGTTCCGGCAGCGGGCGGTGCTCGGGGTGCAGACGCCGGCGGGGTACGCCGAGGGTAAGCCCCGCCCGCGCTGA